CTGAATTCCGACACGTGGTTTGAaagatattgttggaaatatgccctagaggcaataataaattggttattattatatttccttgttcatgataatcgtttattatccatgctagaattgtattgataggaaacttagatacatgtgtggatacatagacaacaccatgtccctagtaagcctctagttgactagctcgttgatcaatagatggttacggtttcctgaccatggacattggatgtcgttgataacgggatcacatcattaggagaatgatgtgatggacaagacccaatcctaagcatagcataaaagatcgtgtagtttcgtttgctagagcttttccaatgtcaagtatcttttccttagaccatgagatcgtgcaactcccggatgccgtaggagtgctttgggtgtgccaaacgtcacaacgtaactgggtgactataaaggtgcactacgggtatctccgaaagtgtctgttgggttggcacggatcgagactgggatttgtcactccgtgtgacggagaggtatctctgggcccactcggtaatgcatcatcataatgagcacaatgtgactaaggcgttagtcacgggatcatgcattgcggtacgagtaaagagacttgccggtaacgagattgaacaaggtattgggataccgacgatcgaatctcgggcaagtaacataccgtttgacaaagggaattgcatacgggattgattgaatcctcgacatcgtggttcatccgatgagatcatcgtgaaacatgtgggagccaacatgggtatccagatcccgctgttggttattgaccggagaggcgtctcggtcatgtctgcatgtctcccgaacccgtagggtctacacacttaaggttcggtgacgctagggttgtagagatatatgtatgcggaaacccgaaagttgttcggagtcccggatgagatcccggacgtcacgagaggttccggaatggtccggaggtgaagaattatatataggaagggtcccgggggtccaccgggtggggccacctatcctggagggccccatgggctgaaagtggaagggaaccagcccctagtgggctgggcgccccccatgggcctccccccatgcgcctagggttaggaaccctagggtggggggacttcccccttgccttggggggcaaggcacccctttccaccccttggccgccgcccccccaaccttagatggggtttggccggccccccctcccaagcgggcctatataaaggggggggagggagggcagcaacctacagccttgggcgcctccctcctcccctgcaacacctctctctctctcgcagaagcttggcgaagccctgccggagacccgctacatccaccaccacgccgtcgtgctgctggatctccatcaacctctccttcccccttgctggatcaagaaggaggagacgtcgctgcaccgtacgtgtgttgaacgcggaggtgccgtccgttcggcactcggtcatcggtgatttggatcacggcgagtacgactccgtcatccacgttcattggaacgcttccgctcgcgatctacaagggtatgtagatgcactcctttcccttcgttgctagtagactccatagatgcatcttggtgagcgtaggaaaattttaaaattatgctacgattcccaacagataTGACTTTTTAAAAATTGAAGATCCGGAAATACACGTGAATCTGTTTTGTTGTCTATCGGATATAATATGTCTGACTGCATTTAATAATCAATCACATGCACTAGCAGACAAATTCTTTGCATGCATGTGTGTGACAGAGCACGACCGCTCGTTTTCTCCAAAAGGTGCGCGTGCACTTTAATGATTTTAAGCATATATTATGGCATGATTAAAATTGCACTAAAGTGGTCTGTACAAGGatcataaactaatttactagtgTTAGTATATTTGCAAAGCCCATCATACTACGCTTTTCCTTGGGGCaagcttttttcttttttcttttttcttttttgcggggagGGGCAAGCTAAAGTTTTTGTTTTCGTTTTTTCCTCAACTTGTTGTCTCAATCTTAGTGGTATGTTGACTTGGGGTATGTTGACACTGGCCTTAATCCAGTCAGGGCCGTCTCTAGAAATTTGGGGCCCCGGTGCGAAATAGAAAAGGTTTGTCTTACCATGGACTAATTTTCATGTCATCCAAGATGATATCACTGTATGATCGGCGCTTGCATGCACTTCTGAGCAACCAATCACGGGAATCACATCGCACTGGAGTACTTAAGGCTACACATTTGTGCGATACAAACAATGAATATAAAATAGGGCTCCAATATTTTTAAAGTCAaacttccttttatttattttattttattaggtgCATTAATTTTTTTATGGAATTTCAAAACAGTAAGTGTATATTTTTGTAGGGTAAAATAGGAAGTGTATTTGGTTTATTCTTTGTGATTCCCTAAGTTGCTACTAGTGGGTTGTTTCCACTTGAAATCTGCATGAAAAAAAAGTCCCCACGGATGGAGGGATCTCCTCTCCTCCCTGATGATTTCCTTTCCTCCCTAATCTTCACAAAAAAAAACATGCAAGCCAACAAATCCGGAAATAAATGATGAATGGATTAAGCAGTTGCTCCCTGAAAAACCGCTGGCGTGAGATGAAAAAGGAACCCCGTGCATGCACACGGGAGATAATCAAGCAGACTGCGGGATCGTGCGCAGAGAAGGAAAAaaactccctccgtcctataatataagagcgttttttagtgtcaaaaacgctcttatattatgggacgtgGGGAGTAGATTATTTTCTTTAAAATACAAGGTGTTTTTAACCAAAAAAATCTTGATTTTCTATGAACATTAAAACgaattttgaaattttaaaaaattcactaGTATTTTTAAAACCCACATATTCTTTAAGAAGTACAAAACATTTTTCACAATTCAAGAACATTATTTAAAATTCATGTAACTACAAAATGACTACAAACAGGTCAGGAAATCCTATAGCTATAATAGCCCTGCTATCCCATCCCGGGAAAACCCAAAGGAATCGCAAAAACCAGTAAATGGATAGGTGCACGATGCACTGGGTGAATCAAACATATTAGGCCAAATGGAAAAAAAATGATTATTTATAGGTGTTGGCTAAATTACCGTTTTAGGGGTTGTTGGCTAAACTACTGAAAGACAAAACATTTCTACAAAAACTGGTAACTAAAAGTTTATTTTTACAAAATGAGCATACGGATTATCATTTTATAACCACATGCCAACATATGCTTGGGAATCTTAGAAACAGAGGCCTAAAATCAGAGAAATTTTGGAAGATCACACATGTTCATAAGTTAAATTAGTGTGCACCAACCTTGGAGCATTATTTTTTTACTCTTTATTTTAAATTTTAagctgatgattttttttcaaattagtgTGCATTTTAAAATTCAGGAACATTTTCTCAAATCTTTGATTATTTTTTGCAAACATTTTTAAGAATTGAATTTTTTTGGTacattttttaaattcacgaactttttcaaatttttgaatatttttgaattcattagAATATTTAAATCTATGATATCTTAAACATTAGATTTTTTCTTCAAGATATATGGTTTTTTAATCAAAAAATCTTGATTTTCTATGAACATTAAAACGAatcttgaacatttttaaaaatccaCTAGTAGTTTTAAAATCTGCATATTTTTTAAGAAGTACTCCCtcagtcccaaaataagtgtcttgacctttgtacaattttgtactaaagttagtataaaattgagacacttattttgaaacggagggagtacaaaacatTTTTCACAATTCTAGAACATTATTTAAAATTCATGTAACTATAAAAATGACAACAAACAGGTCAGAAAATCCTATAGCTATAGTAGCCCTGCTATCCCATCCCGGGAAAAACCGAAGGAATCGCAAAAACCAGTAAACGGATGGGCGGACGATGCACTGAGTGAATCAAACATATTAggccaaatgaaaaaaaaaaaCATGATCATTTATAGGTGTTGCTAAATTACCTTTTTAGGGGTTGCTGGCTAAACTACTGAAAGACAAAACATTTCTACAAAAACTGGTAACTATTTTTTTTTACATAAAGCTGGTAGCTAAAAGctaaaaacaattaaaaaataaacaataaaaaaacaatagaAGGCCTACAAAAGGAGCCcgagtgaagccatcgtcttgtttcctctcctctctctcgactCGAGTCTCGATTTGCGCCGGCGACGGAAGCAATTATCTCCATGGCGGCGACCGCGCTCCGGATCGGCGGCCGCGCCGTCCGGCCATcgctggccgcggcggcggcggcggcgcatcagAACCAGCCCACCACCTCTCGCCTCTTTCACAACACGGTATTTTCGCCTTTTGTTTGCTCCCATCGTaggaaccctaaccctaaccctagtaaGGCGGATTCTCCCCTGCTGGCCTGTGAATGCTGGTGACGCTGTTGTATTCTGGAAGGATGCTTGGGAACAAGATGGCTTGCTGATGGACCAATATGAGCACCTCTTCTCTTTTGCTCTTCAGTCCAGCAATTCATGGATCCTCTGCACAACTTTCACCTGCCTCCAATTCAAATTGAACAGTGTGTTTGCTTGCACATTCAGTGCTGCTTGTTGGAATACCATTCATATTACCTGGGACCCCACATAAATTGTTGAGGCTGAGCTATGCTGCTACTGCCTGGCCGCATAAATTGTTCAAACAAATTGTGTACCTGGCTGTCTGGAATATCTGGAGGCAAAGAAACTGGAAATCCTTTGATGGTGTGACTCCTACATTAGAAGGGTGGGGTGGGCTGCTATGCTTAAGGAGGATTTAAATCAACTTAAGTTCAGGGTCTCCCCTGATCTATCTGACTTCCTAACCTCTTTTGTAAATTCCATTGTACTCTGCATGTTTAATTAGCAACCTAGCGCTTCCTTCTCGTTTACCAAATGCTACAATCTGAATCTGAAAGAAGGGCATAATAGTCCGGGGTCAGAATTCGCTTGATATGCTGCTGGTCTTAATTTACTTGCATGCTTGACTGAATTTAGCTGGGTGCTAGTGCATGCTGTCAGACTCAAGTGCTGAATGACATAAGCATTGCATTGTTTGCCAATTGATTGATTAATTGCATGTCTCTTGGAATCTTCTTTGAGTGCTACTGCTGTCATAAAGCATATATACCTGCTCTACTTCTGAGATAAACTTCGATATCGATCTGTTCCTGATTTGGGTTAATGCGGTTTCTCCCTGTCTTGCTCTGTCAATAACAATGCAGACCAAGATGCAGAAGGCGGCCGCAACTCCTTCGGCTGAGATCCAGCAGGTCAAAGAAGAGCTCTACCGCATGATGTCCGAAAACAGGGACAAGATAGGAAACCAGAAGGGCCTGATCAAGCACCTCTCATCCCATGTGGAGCCTAAACCCGAGGACCCCGTCTGGTATGATCTTGAGCCCGGTATTGTTCTATATGCCTGTTACAGTCTTGGTTTACAAGGACTCTAATCTCTCTTGTACTGCCCTGCAGGCGCTTCTATCGTAGGGCAAAGTGGTACCATTTAGTCATGATGTATAGCCCAACATTCCTTTACACTAGTAGATAAAGGGTCTTCAGTCCCGGTTcataaaggcctttagtcccggttctggaaccgggactaaaggatcgttactagtgccctaaccctttagtcccggttcttacacgaaccgggactaaaggccgtccacgtggccggtgcggggagcccaggcaggagagcctttggtcccggttggtggcaccaaccgggaccaataggcatccacttgtcagcatttcagtggttggggtttttgttttttttttctgaaaggggggtggatttgagggttttgtatggttaattaagatgtttcatatattgtgttagttagctaattaattaataaagagaaaagtgtcctctcttatctccgtgcttggtcgacgctacgtactatacgtatagagaggccctcgacacgctagctagtaagaaaatgaaggaaaccattaagtacagaagttcgtcgtgcataccgagagaagtgatcgacctctccttcttcgagagattggtcgaacaacaagttttcgtattatctatccgactactggctacatacatatacaatatgtaagatctatacaatcccctagcatttgaagtcaactttcacatggtattctccggctttattgatgacgtggtcaagaaagaatcccgccaattcctcttgaattgctttaatGCGATCTTGTgataggagttcattccgcatctcccacgtctaatttgaagaagggggttaatacatatatatgaatgaaactcaacggAAATGATGgtataataaaatgaaattgtgaatattattgcttacgcacttcatattgtcttttagagtagccccgcttatctttgcaagtcgcgttgtagatgaactcgcacacgtagaaTCCACAGTAagcattcccttgttcctgccacaagcactttacgagaaatagaggtcaatcaaactgataatgaagcattatacatggcattgatgaaactagctagaatcaacgggagatgcgcgcaactagctagctagtagtacttactttcgggtatgtatatcgcagctccttcggcagtcccggagcttgtgcggtgaactgtttccaaaccctgcaagacaaagaaaataattattacttgagatatcaggaaatgaacaaaaagttgccgatatggtgcgataatgatcgattgaacttacttgttgagaattttagtcatgtccgcataggtctcgggatcttttcgtctcgagtctaagacggttactaatccccgctcaagcttaatctccaggagaatatagtggaagctgtgcacgcatgcataactcatcaattacattactataacctcgctcgagtaataagggaaaccgaatatgcacacgacagtaacactcacctggagttgtaaggaaagagtattaaatctttgttttgatttattactaatgatttgagcaagttggcctcggcctcggcgGCGTCCTTTTTAATCTGAAAATGATCTATGAGATtggtgttaatgaacccaatatcatacatttttgcttttctgcactcgacgatcttcaatctgcataatatagtgaggataattataaatacatgcaatgaaagagctaagctatatatagagacttaatgacaaaagtagtacttacagacagtagcaaatgaccgttaatttatcgagggccttctgattgaaaaacgcgaagaactcctcaaatggaacaaacAACAGATCACCAGAgatgaggtcgtgctcctctttaattctcagatacaaagtattcgtccccccagactctctgcaggttttcacgtaccaattatggaatcttcggatcatcgttgttagagatttttcatatttgacgagaggcttcccgtactcgtatctgtgttcctccacctccaacaaatcataatgtacatcgtcgggcaggtaatctacAGGATTGCTATAACCGagcaccatccccggagcattagcgacgatgtcgctagacacattgagcggggggaacgattggttcgcttgttctccGAGCTGAGCAATTTCTTTCCCAGCTCGTCggtcttttaacctttgatcactgacagtactttccgaccgctccgcttcgagatatgccttttcagtaatgcgctcatagttggttttcggcggagactttggtggtttcctcagggcatcgatagtgcgctttgctttcaccggatctaccttctcctccggaggtggatttcTCTGTGCTTTCAGCCCTTGAAAGAAGTCCTTCACCTCGGTCCGCACGATCTTCGCGGtttcctccggggtcctctcgtacggtaacttctctagaggcttgagaggtggaccgtatatgtattgcctcctgcctctgcctgtactgctagacgccggagcagacggggcggctgcggctgtcttctttcgtgcttgcttacgaggcggaggagaaggagtatgacgcgccggagcagccgtggtggcggcgggtctcttccgcccttgctggcgaggcggagaaggaggaggctggtggcttAATGGGCtagccggcgcaggcggagaaggaggcggagtgccgccacgcgccggagaaggaggctgagtgccctgatcatcactcgccagaggaggaggcggtggaggaggcggagtgcccttactcggcggcggaggaggaggaggcggaggcatccagttcagaaggttaatgagctccttccaccataggcatggagtcctCAGACAAGAACCcggccgagtctccccttcacccgtagggtggtcaagctggaggtcctgaaatccttctgtgatttcatccaccatcaccctagcatatccttctggaatcggccggcagtgaaaagttgcgccaggttcaggaggtgtaacagagccaacagccgccttgactttcaagtgcatccactgcgtcataaggtggcaatgctgaCACTCCGTGATTGCAtctacggggtagctagcaggagcagTGAAGACAGGCTGAACCAGCTCGGTGGAAGCCTGGctcttctccgctgagatggcggggtagcttcgggggtagtttcagcaggtcgcttgctgcgatttgcttctcgctCCTCTATCGCTTgcacccttgcgtgcagcgcctgcagttggtcatgctccactttcttcctcctctcctggcatttgtaaccgcctgcgtccagaaaaccagccttccacgaaacggagcctggcgtgcctcatgtccgtccagggtgctcaggatttccgagggccattgtgagctcgtcgttctctctgtctggaacgaacgtcccttcctgcgctgcatcgatatagtacttaagcttct
This DNA window, taken from Triticum aestivum cultivar Chinese Spring chromosome 1D, IWGSC CS RefSeq v2.1, whole genome shotgun sequence, encodes the following:
- the LOC123179458 gene encoding uncharacterized protein; protein product: MAATALRIGGRAVRPSLAAAAAAAHQNQPTTSRLFHNTTKMQKAAATPSAEIQQVKEELYRMMSENRDKIGNQKGLIKHLSSHVEPKPEDPVWRFYRRAKWYHLVMMYSPTFLYTSR